The region AAGATATTTATTGGAATGAGCTCCCCATAACCAAAGAAAAAATTAAAGTTGCAAACTTTCAAGACTTCTCCTCTACTTTTCTTTCATCTTAAGATTTTTAAGAGTATTTATCTATTTTCTTGGAAAAGCTGCAAAACAACAAAAGCTTTGTGATTGTTCTGTACTCTTCTTGTACTTGGCCTGCTTCAATTTGGGTaactttttattattttcagaTTTTATATATGTGCAATGGTATGATTCATTTGATTTTCTTTCTGGGTTTGGTTTTGTTTGCTTGAATTTGTTCTGTTGTGTTATGTGTTTGTAGATTAATTGTtaaagttttgatttttttgCATATATGGTTCTTTACTATTGCATCTGATACTTTAAGATGTTGTAGTCTCTCTTCTTTTTGTTGCTTTGGagaatttttagttttttttaattGATAACACACGCACACGCCAGGTCGAACTCCTGACCTCGCGTGAGGACCTTCGGCAAGGAGTACAAGAGTTAAACCACTAAAACAACACTTCCTTTTGCTTCTGATGTTAGTTTTTATTGATATGAATTTGCATGTGAAATTAATATGTATGTGTTAATGAAATGGAATTAGATTTGCGGCTAATGATTTTTACCCAGCATTAGAGATTCTTTGTTGCTAATGATTCTTGCTCGAAATGCccgtatttttcagaattatctTAGATACTTTTATTATGCTCTAGTGTGCACCCTTTTCATTCTAGTGATAAATATCTTTCAATGTTATCTTATGTCTGTAAAGGTCTTCACTTTCAAGTTTCAACACTGGTAAGCGTTTTAGTAGATTGAATTTTCACTTTAATTTCCCTGTTTTTCACATTTTGTTGTGTTCTATAAGATGATCAAGTTTATATTTAAATCTTATTGATTCTTTTTGCCTTGTTGATGCAGATTACTTTATATAAAAGGGACAAAACTGGATTGGTTTGCTTCTTGTAGTTTTATAACTTGATGTTGGTGAGTATAGGTCTATCGAGAAAACAAGCTCTAGCGTTAAGGTTTATGTAATAGACTACTTTTTATTGGTTGGGTGTAAATCATCATTGTAACAAAATCTGACCTAGAGGAGACTTTGTTGAACTTGAACATGGGCTATCTGTGTGATTATTGTGGGGAACAAAGATCGATGGTGTACTGTCAGTCTGATGCAGCCTGTTTATGCTTGTCCTGTGATCGCAATGTGCATTCTGCGAATGCACTTTCACGGCGCCATTCCAGGACACTTCTGTGTGAAAGGTGCAACTTACAGCCTGCGTTTGTTAGATGTCTCGAGGAAAGCTTATCTCTTTGTCAGAATTGTGAATGGATGGCGCATGCTGGCTCTAATTCTGGCTCTGTACATAAGACACAACCAGTCAACTGCTACTCAGGCTGCCCATCTGCTGTTGAGCTTTCCAATATCTGGTCTTTTCTCTTGGATCTTCCTTCCGTTGTTGATACTACTTGTGAGCAGGGTATAGGTTCAATGAGCATTGATGATAAAAGTCAAGCAAACTTTGGAGCCCCTACCAAGAATTGCCAAGATCTATGTATTGATGCAAGTGGCTCAAAAGATGTAAACAAGTCAAACTTATGGAAAGGTTCTACAACTGCTGCAATTGAAGACAAGAAACCTAATGGAAACCTGCAAACTGAGTCTGCAAAACTTACACCAACAATGGTAAAAATGATTATATTCTATTACATTGTCTTGTAAGGTTACAATTTATACATATGTTGGTTGTTTAAACTCTAAAATGAAATTTCTGTTTTATGGTTAAATTTAAAGGTATCTCAAACTTGTGTTTCTTAATCACCTGGGCAAACTGGTTTATCATTAATCAGACTTCTTATACTAGTGCAAACAGGCAGACAATTTAATTTAGTTTTAGTGAGACATGCATAAAACTCCAGCTTTATTGCATGTTTGATCTTTGTTGTGATTATTAGTTTGAATATAAACCTGGCAGCAATATTTATAAATTcattgagatttttatttttgacACAATATGTTTTCTTCATGTCTGTAGCTGATTACAATGTGGCCATGTCTTTTACAAGGAATAGATATTTATGTAGTTCAGGACTGTAAGTGCCTCCTCTTCCTCTGGTTATGGTTCTCTAATACATATTGATGAATATGTAGGTTGGGGGAGCAAAGGAGATTAATCTACATGAAGATGATGACTATTATGAGGACTTCAATATGGACGAGCTTGAATTGAACATTGAGAAATATGAAGAACTGTTTGGTGTTGGCCATAACGATCCCCAACATCTTTTCAACGATGATGGGATTGATAGTTTGTTTGAAAAGAAGAGAACTGGTGGTGATTCCAACTGCCAGGATGCATATTTAGCCGAGGTTCTTTTTTTAAGTCCTCTTCTAATACCTTCCTGTTAAATTTTTTTTGTCCTTGTTTGCCTAAAGCATGCAAGGGTCATATGTCAATTTTCTTGTTTTGTGATCCAAATCCAGCTTTACCTATTTAGTTTGGGTATATCTTGAAGCTGTATTTTTCGGTTTTTGTACAAAGTGGTGTAGTAAATGGTATTTAGCTGTTCAAGTCAAGAAAGATTTAAAAGCTTCCGGCACATTCGTTGTCAGTCATAGATGTATTCAGACTTCTGTTTCACTTCAATAAAGATATGCGTATATTTTCTTAATCATTTTCTCCTCCAGGGGTCATTGATTGGACTGGAAAATATACTGCAGCCTACAGTCAGCAATGCTGAGTCTGCTGATTCCGTGATGAGCTGTAAGACAGAACCAAATGCTTGCTTTGCAAGGCAAACCTCGAATCTCTCATTTTCAGGTCTCACAGGAGACAACAGCACTGGTGAATATCAAGATTGTGGAGCCTCTCCAAAGCTCGTTATGGGAGAGCCACCACCTTGGTGTACTCCTGAAAGTTCCTTGGCTTCAAATAGCAGGAGCAGTGCTGTCCAGCGTTACAAGGATAAAAAGAAGACGCGCAAGTAAGATACTGTTAAATTTTTCCAGTATAAAGAGCTAAACCATTGTTTTAACTGACTTCTGCAAGATAAACCGAATTTCATATATGGCAATATTTTTAACATGCAGTCCTCTGAGATGCTGACATAACAGTAGGTATGAGTTTCAAAGAAACTTTTTAGTGATCAGATCAAGCATCAAGTTCTtttacttgtattattgttactCCATAATCTAATTCTTCTATTTTTGTATTACTTAACTTCAACCAACTCttattattagtttttaattacaCAATTGTAGATTTGAAAAGAGAGTAAGATATGCAACACGAAAGGCAAGAGCTGATATAAGAAAGCGTGTGAAAGGACGTTTTGTGAAGGCTGGTGATGCTTTCGATTATGATCCTTTGAGCCAAACTAGAAGCTTTTGAAAGTGATATCTCTGCCCCAAGTATGAAGAATGAATGATCAAGGTTGGGTTGAAAGACCTGTAATATTACTTGGTAATGGATGGCAATGATCATTATGCATCACAAGGGGAACACAAAAAGTGGATGTATAGAATTTTTGTGCAGATTCACCAAAAGAGACTTATTATTAGTCATGACCAGGAAAAAGAAGAATCATTTTAGCATGTAGATTGTGTAAAGTTTGCATGGTGAAACCTCTTCTCCATTTAAGAATCAGGGGACGTGTCAGGGTCGATGGAGTTCATAGTCTTCTGGTGTTTCCATGTTGATATGAACCTTGCGTCATGCTTGTTGCAGATCTATGAACTACATGACTTGGCTTGACGAGCAGCCAATTCAGTTGTGAGGTCAGGCATGAGATTTTTGTTCTGTAAGATATTCTTTTTATCAATTTTACATGCGCTGTATGCAGGATAATACGGGCATTCGAAAACATGATAattgttgagtaaccagctcatctaaaacatTAAAACattaaggtgttagaggaaggccccaataggatcatatatttaacactccccctcactctCGAAAGCCCattatgggtcgaagagtggaacacCTTGTGAGAATGTTGGGGGTGGCCGGGAATCGAACCTTAGGGAATCGAACCTTAGTTCTCCCGTCAGCCTAAGCTgtgataccatgttgagtaactAGCTCATCTAAAACATTAAGGTATTAGAGGAAgaccccaataggatcatatattgGATGCCAAAATGTGGCTATATGTTTGTAAACTTTTCCCTTTAGCTTGTGTATAGAACTCCCTTCAAATGTAGAGCATCCATCTA is a window of Apium graveolens cultivar Ventura chromosome 11, ASM990537v1, whole genome shotgun sequence DNA encoding:
- the LOC141698060 gene encoding zinc finger protein CONSTANS-LIKE 10-like; this encodes MGYLCDYCGEQRSMVYCQSDAACLCLSCDRNVHSANALSRRHSRTLLCERCNLQPAFVRCLEESLSLCQNCEWMAHAGSNSGSVHKTQPVNCYSGCPSAVELSNIWSFLLDLPSVVDTTCEQGIGSMSIDDKSQANFGAPTKNCQDLCIDASGSKDVNKSNLWKGSTTAAIEDKKPNGNLQTESAKLTPTMVGGAKEINLHEDDDYYEDFNMDELELNIEKYEELFGVGHNDPQHLFNDDGIDSLFEKKRTGGDSNCQDAYLAEGSLIGLENILQPTVSNAESADSVMSCKTEPNACFARQTSNLSFSGLTGDNSTGEYQDCGASPKLVMGEPPPWCTPESSLASNSRSSAVQRYKDKKKTRKFEKRVRYATRKARADIRKRVKGRFVKAGDAFDYDPLSQTRSF